One window of Chamaesiphon minutus PCC 6605 genomic DNA carries:
- a CDS encoding FAD-binding domain-containing protein: MSDLILFWHRRDLRVSDSIGLAQACNTNARVIGVFCFDRAILTNDSVAPARVTYLVGCLQSLAKDYRRAGSQLLFVEGNPVVKIPLLATTLKAQAVYWHLDIEPYSQTRDESIATTLKSDGIEVHTNWDQLLHAPSEIITGNKQPYTVYTPFWRNWNSRSKPAPVEVKLPPCQLDATELTDLAQVPTIDLPTAKDLGFTWENPLKLEPGTSAAARELAEFCDRSICEYDEQRNYPALTGTSGLSAALKFGVIGIRTVWAATIEAMAQTSSDEARAGITTWQQELAWREFYQQAMYHFPSLAQGAYRDPLKHFPWQDDQNRFDAWCRGETGYPIVDAAMRQLNEIGWMHNRCRMIVASFLTKDLIINWQWGEKYFMQRLIDGDLSANNGGWQWSASSGMDPKPLRIFNPYTQAQKFDPEADYIRQWVPELKSVETNLILSGNIPPLTRHQIGYPLPIVDHSVQQRLFKDLYASVKGVAV, encoded by the coding sequence ATGTCAGATCTCATCTTATTTTGGCATCGCCGTGACTTACGCGTTTCAGACAGCATAGGTTTAGCCCAAGCCTGTAATACCAATGCTAGAGTTATCGGTGTCTTTTGTTTCGATCGAGCGATTTTAACTAATGATAGTGTTGCCCCTGCGAGAGTTACCTACCTCGTCGGCTGCTTGCAGTCGCTTGCCAAAGATTATCGCCGCGCGGGGAGTCAACTACTATTTGTCGAAGGCAATCCCGTCGTCAAAATTCCGCTATTAGCTACTACACTCAAAGCCCAAGCTGTATATTGGCATCTCGATATCGAACCATATTCCCAGACGCGGGACGAGAGCATCGCCACAACTTTAAAAAGCGATGGCATCGAAGTGCATACAAATTGGGATCAGTTGCTCCATGCCCCAAGTGAAATTATCACTGGTAACAAACAGCCCTATACAGTCTATACCCCATTCTGGCGCAACTGGAACAGTCGATCGAAACCAGCCCCAGTCGAAGTCAAACTTCCCCCCTGCCAATTAGATGCTACCGAGCTGACAGATCTAGCTCAAGTACCGACGATCGATCTCCCCACAGCCAAAGATTTAGGATTTACTTGGGAGAACCCGCTCAAATTAGAACCGGGTACGAGCGCAGCCGCACGGGAACTAGCAGAATTTTGCGATCGATCGATCTGCGAATATGACGAACAACGCAACTATCCCGCCCTTACAGGCACATCGGGACTCAGTGCGGCCTTGAAATTCGGCGTCATTGGCATTCGGACCGTGTGGGCGGCCACAATCGAGGCAATGGCACAAACCAGCAGCGACGAAGCCCGTGCGGGGATTACCACCTGGCAGCAAGAACTCGCATGGCGAGAATTCTACCAACAAGCGATGTATCATTTCCCCAGCCTTGCCCAGGGGGCTTATCGCGACCCCTTAAAACATTTTCCGTGGCAAGATGACCAAAATCGTTTTGACGCTTGGTGTCGGGGCGAAACAGGCTATCCGATCGTCGATGCGGCCATGCGCCAACTCAACGAAATTGGCTGGATGCACAATCGCTGTCGAATGATCGTTGCCAGCTTCTTAACTAAAGATTTGATTATCAACTGGCAATGGGGCGAGAAATACTTCATGCAACGTCTGATCGATGGCGATCTGTCTGCAAACAACGGCGGCTGGCAATGGAGCGCATCGAGCGGTATGGACCCCAAACCGTTGCGAATTTTCAACCCCTACACCCAAGCCCAAAAATTCGATCCAGAGGCAGATTATATTCGTCAGTGGGTGCCAGAATTAAAGTCTGTCGAGACCAATCTCATTCTCAGCGGTAATATCCCACCGCTAACTCGCCATCAGATCGGCTATCCACTCCCGATCGTGGATCATAGCGTCCAGCAACGGCTGTTTAAAGATTTATATGCCAGCGTCAAAGGTGTGGCTGTCTAG
- a CDS encoding peptidylprolyl isomerase, with product MRTGKISILSRWRNWLQTGIVAMLSISLSMGLSAATLLPSGNAITDGQSILRYALPIDNKPVRELQNSLEDIANHLRGKQWSTISNDVKKAAAILKNKQADILTSVPAPKQAEAQTLLDDIQTDVEALAIATAAKDKPQVQAKRTEALGKIGSIEASMVTDFPYTVPAEYSNLPQLKGRATISIKTNKGEIGLIVDGYNAPVTAGNFVDLVQRGFYNNLAFTRAENDYVLQIGDPPGDEVGFIDPDTKKYRAVPLEVMVKGDKEPMYGITMEDAGRFREEPVLPFSSYGALAMARPEGDPNGGSSQVFFFLFEPELTPAGRNLLDGRYTVFGYAISGQEVLGQLKPNDKIESAKVIEGADLLKT from the coding sequence ATGCGAACGGGCAAAATTTCTATACTTAGCCGCTGGCGAAACTGGTTGCAGACTGGCATAGTGGCAATGCTGTCAATCAGCCTCTCGATGGGGTTGAGTGCGGCTACTCTGCTACCTTCTGGAAACGCAATTACTGACGGACAGTCAATTTTGAGATATGCACTCCCGATCGATAATAAACCAGTGCGGGAACTGCAAAATAGCTTGGAAGATATTGCCAACCACTTGCGCGGCAAACAGTGGAGCACGATTAGCAACGATGTCAAAAAAGCGGCGGCGATATTGAAAAACAAGCAAGCTGATATTCTCACAAGCGTTCCTGCTCCCAAACAAGCAGAAGCACAAACTCTGCTCGATGATATTCAAACTGATGTAGAGGCACTCGCGATCGCCACCGCAGCCAAAGACAAACCGCAGGTGCAAGCCAAACGTACCGAGGCTCTGGGTAAAATCGGCTCGATTGAAGCATCGATGGTGACGGATTTCCCCTATACAGTACCTGCTGAGTATAGTAACTTGCCCCAGCTTAAAGGGCGTGCCACGATCTCCATCAAAACTAACAAAGGTGAGATCGGTCTGATCGTCGATGGCTATAATGCTCCCGTCACGGCTGGTAACTTTGTCGATCTCGTCCAACGGGGATTTTATAACAATCTTGCTTTCACCCGCGCCGAAAATGATTACGTACTTCAGATTGGCGATCCGCCAGGGGATGAAGTTGGTTTTATCGATCCCGACACCAAAAAATATCGAGCCGTACCGCTAGAAGTAATGGTCAAAGGCGATAAAGAGCCGATGTATGGAATTACCATGGAAGATGCCGGACGCTTCCGCGAAGAACCTGTTTTACCGTTTTCTTCCTATGGTGCCTTGGCAATGGCGCGTCCGGAAGGCGACCCCAATGGCGGCTCTTCTCAAGTCTTTTTCTTTCTGTTCGAGCCAGAATTAACCCCGGCTGGCCGCAATCTGCTCGATGGTCGTTATACCGTATTTGGCTACGCGATCTCGGGACAAGAAGTCCTCGGACAGCTCAAACCCAATGACAAAATTGAGTCGGCGAAGGTAATTGAAGGGGCCGATCTCTTAAAAACTTAA
- a CDS encoding ABC1 kinase family protein encodes MSQQQLTQLRRYNAQAIAKYYNRRPWLVIWRALVIVWLFAGFLIGLLLDRSVGNTEANKNQRAEQLREILTQLGPTFIKVGQSLSTRPDLIRQDFLDELIKLQDQLPPFDNELAMQIIESQLKRSVEELYKEISPRPIAAASLGQVYKARLYTGEQVAVKVQRPNLMPTITRDLYLLRWAASWIKPFLPLNLGDNLTIVVDEFGTKLFEEIDYQNEGRNAEKFAANFQDDLTVKVPAIYWRYTSHTVLTLEWIDGIKLTDIDGIKKAGLDRDTLIRACVASGLRQLLEFGFFHADPHPGNLFALADGRMAFIDFGMMDQLTQNTKETIAGSVVHLINKDYLALTDDFVRLGFLTPDVDISPIIPALERVLGNAIGENVGNFNFKTVTDEFSELMFQYPFRIPAQFSLIIRSLVTQEGVALSLNPNFKIVEIGYPYVAQRLLNGETPEMRRRLLEVVIKDGKLQWQRLENMIGIARTGGNFDLLPTAQLGLKFLMSEEGRSLRNQIVMALTEDNRLHITEVRQLWNLVKGELEPAKLLNVAIGALAVNVPKTLGDLSTAGVSSLLRELSNNGK; translated from the coding sequence GTGAGTCAGCAACAACTTACCCAACTGCGGCGTTATAATGCCCAGGCAATTGCTAAGTATTACAATAGACGTCCGTGGCTGGTAATCTGGCGCGCACTAGTTATCGTTTGGTTGTTTGCCGGATTTTTAATTGGGTTATTACTCGATCGATCTGTTGGTAATACCGAAGCAAATAAAAATCAAAGAGCCGAGCAATTACGGGAAATTCTGACGCAATTGGGGCCGACATTTATTAAAGTCGGACAATCGCTATCGACACGTCCCGATCTAATCAGACAAGACTTTTTGGACGAGCTAATCAAACTTCAAGACCAACTCCCACCTTTTGATAATGAGTTGGCAATGCAAATTATTGAATCGCAACTGAAGCGATCGGTAGAAGAATTATACAAAGAAATTTCACCGCGTCCGATCGCTGCGGCCAGTTTGGGTCAAGTTTACAAAGCTAGATTGTATACTGGGGAACAGGTTGCCGTTAAAGTGCAACGGCCAAATTTAATGCCAACTATCACTCGCGATCTGTACTTGTTACGGTGGGCAGCTAGTTGGATCAAACCATTTTTACCATTAAATTTGGGTGATAATCTCACCATCGTTGTCGATGAATTTGGTACGAAGTTATTTGAAGAAATCGACTATCAAAATGAAGGGCGCAATGCTGAAAAGTTTGCGGCGAATTTTCAAGACGATCTGACAGTTAAAGTTCCGGCTATTTACTGGCGATATACCAGTCATACCGTCCTAACTTTAGAGTGGATCGACGGTATTAAGTTAACCGATATAGATGGGATAAAGAAAGCTGGGCTAGATCGCGACACATTGATTAGAGCTTGTGTTGCATCAGGTCTGCGACAGTTATTAGAATTTGGCTTTTTCCATGCCGATCCGCATCCTGGTAACCTATTTGCACTCGCCGACGGACGGATGGCATTTATCGATTTTGGGATGATGGATCAGCTCACCCAAAACACTAAAGAAACGATCGCGGGTTCGGTAGTGCATTTGATTAATAAAGACTATCTCGCCCTCACAGATGATTTTGTCAGGCTGGGTTTTCTGACTCCCGATGTGGATATTTCTCCAATTATCCCAGCGTTAGAGCGAGTACTGGGCAACGCGATCGGCGAAAATGTTGGCAACTTCAATTTTAAAACCGTCACTGATGAGTTTTCGGAATTGATGTTCCAATATCCCTTCCGCATCCCCGCTCAATTCTCACTCATTATCCGATCTTTGGTTACGCAAGAAGGTGTCGCGCTGAGTCTCAATCCTAACTTCAAGATTGTCGAAATTGGCTATCCTTATGTCGCCCAAAGATTGCTCAATGGCGAAACTCCAGAAATGCGGCGACGGTTGCTAGAAGTAGTAATTAAAGATGGTAAGTTGCAGTGGCAACGATTGGAAAATATGATTGGCATCGCTCGCACGGGTGGAAATTTCGACCTGTTGCCTACCGCCCAATTAGGACTTAAATTCCTGATGTCTGAGGAAGGACGCTCGCTCAGAAATCAAATTGTCATGGCACTAACCGAAGACAATCGCCTCCACATTACCGAAGTTCGACAGTTGTGGAATTTAGTCAAAGGCGAACTAGAGCCAGCCAAACTCTTAAATGTAGCGATCGGTGCGTTAGCGGTAAACGTCCCCAAAACACTCGGCGATCTCTCTACCGCTGGAGTGAGTTCTTTGCTCAGAGAATTGAGTAATAATGGCAAGTAA
- a CDS encoding PP2C family protein-serine/threonine phosphatase translates to MTNQLAAKIVCQNPECQAPNPVSHNFCAHCRTAIPKVYLWTVGEDASSLKVGQMLANNRYIVVNSRVLLDTKPGWQPEVVERVPEYITPYLRLIGHRPHVPQVYGSIPLNRSGRRTTTLWLLEKAPIYSEGLGAAFAGRLMPELIESWKTAGSMRQLNWLWQIANLWDSMQVEGVNKTLLHPEVLRVEGGLLRTIELIPNAETPPKLAELGKLWKMWQKQARLGIAQILDKICNGLIKEEITTATQLIAMLDEGLRTVGQKQFLNCNYLTLSHTGPTREQNEDACYPPSGDPLYQNTGYDLSLAIVCDGVGGHQGGEVASNLAIDTIRRRVENVLNKPENRYPDSITIQIENSTCVANDQISLRNDSENRQERERMGTTMVMSLIYGHEAYIAHIGDSRVYRITRTGCHQMTLDDDLATREVRLSGVLYREALGMTSSGSLFQALGMNSSTALHPNIRRTIVDEECIFLLCTDGVSDRDRVDQYWQTEILPVLEGKVDLATACQRTINMANTHNGHDNATVALVHCQVKQPVEAGQNTTIQDFPAAAPTSIHSDTLLLSSPETSTEDAARPSSRIGERAANKLENKKPLILGAIGLLSLVAIGAVSWFLSQNAPNFTTPAPTPSPAGTEAPTPTPSPAGTQPPTPSSSPTSAPPMGEPLPGNPRPAGAPDDRPPV, encoded by the coding sequence GCTATATCGTTGTCAACAGTCGGGTGTTGCTAGACACCAAACCAGGCTGGCAACCAGAAGTAGTCGAGCGCGTGCCCGAATATATTACTCCTTATCTGCGGCTGATCGGTCATCGCCCCCACGTCCCGCAAGTTTATGGTTCGATTCCCTTAAATCGCTCGGGACGACGGACTACTACATTATGGCTGTTGGAAAAAGCACCGATTTATAGTGAGGGATTAGGAGCTGCTTTTGCTGGGAGACTAATGCCAGAACTGATCGAAAGCTGGAAAACCGCCGGATCGATGCGCCAACTCAATTGGCTGTGGCAAATCGCCAATCTGTGGGACTCGATGCAGGTGGAGGGGGTAAACAAAACTTTATTACATCCAGAAGTGCTGCGCGTTGAAGGCGGCCTGTTACGAACGATCGAATTAATACCCAATGCTGAAACACCTCCGAAATTAGCCGAACTGGGCAAACTCTGGAAAATGTGGCAGAAACAGGCGCGGCTCGGCATCGCCCAAATTCTGGACAAAATTTGTAATGGACTCATCAAAGAAGAAATTACGACCGCTACACAACTGATCGCCATGCTAGATGAGGGTTTGCGAACGGTAGGTCAAAAACAATTTCTCAATTGTAATTATCTGACACTCAGCCATACTGGGCCGACTCGCGAGCAAAATGAAGATGCTTGCTATCCACCCAGCGGCGACCCACTGTATCAGAATACAGGCTACGATCTGAGCCTGGCGATTGTTTGCGACGGCGTGGGCGGCCATCAAGGTGGCGAAGTGGCCTCTAATCTGGCAATCGATACGATTCGTCGTCGGGTCGAGAATGTACTTAATAAGCCAGAAAATCGTTATCCCGATAGTATTACCATCCAAATTGAGAACTCTACCTGCGTTGCTAACGACCAAATAAGCCTGCGCAATGACAGCGAAAATCGTCAAGAACGCGAGCGAATGGGCACGACGATGGTAATGAGTCTAATCTACGGTCACGAGGCTTATATCGCCCATATCGGCGATAGCCGTGTTTATCGGATTACGCGCACTGGCTGCCATCAAATGACATTAGATGACGACCTGGCAACTAGAGAAGTGCGCCTAAGCGGAGTCTTGTATCGCGAAGCCTTAGGGATGACTAGTTCTGGTTCGTTATTTCAAGCCTTGGGAATGAATTCTTCGACCGCGCTCCATCCCAATATCCGCAGGACGATCGTCGATGAGGAATGTATTTTCTTATTGTGTACGGATGGTGTCAGCGATCGCGATCGAGTCGATCAATATTGGCAAACCGAAATTCTTCCCGTTTTAGAAGGGAAAGTAGATCTAGCGACCGCCTGTCAGCGCACGATCAATATGGCGAATACTCACAATGGCCACGACAATGCCACCGTCGCGCTGGTTCATTGTCAAGTCAAGCAGCCAGTCGAAGCCGGACAAAATACCACCATCCAGGATTTTCCAGCCGCTGCCCCGACCTCGATCCATTCGGATACGCTGCTACTGAGTAGTCCGGAGACTAGTACTGAAGATGCGGCTCGTCCGAGCAGCCGGATTGGCGAGCGAGCCGCCAACAAACTAGAAAATAAAAAGCCCCTAATCTTAGGGGCAATTGGGTTGTTATCATTAGTCGCGATTGGGGCTGTTAGTTGGTTCTTGTCTCAAAATGCGCCCAATTTTACAACTCCAGCACCCACCCCCAGTCCGGCAGGTACTGAGGCTCCAACACCTACCCCCAGTCCGGCGGGTACTCAGCCACCGACACCTAGCTCCAGTCCCACTAGCGCACCGCCGATGGGAGAGCCGCTGCCAGGTAATCCTCGGCCTGCTGGTGCGCCTGACGATCGACCACCAGTATAG